In Candidatus Omnitrophota bacterium, a single genomic region encodes these proteins:
- a CDS encoding radical SAM protein gives MKYKHVLFLYPYGILKTTTASVNRLFPPAGLEYIATSAKGYAEKITLLDLRYEEEFSDTDKLIAFIRKEVDIVCVSIGWDREFEEVCALINKMPEGIPVVAGGYKATEQVEELFCLCPKLDMIARGEGEETIRQILSGLPKKDILGISYRQDGKIYHNQIRALPRIDIVEAPDRSLRRTDYSLSFYGRRITNLTFDTVLSARGCPYNCKFCTFNLNPLGQKRPYAERSIASVIEEIEQISADVILFSDDNFATNAKRAIAICDEIIRRKIRKRFLAQVRIEITKHPELIARMVKAGFKLLSFGIESPHDHILAQLGKGFTRAEIYKAFDVLRKFPILYHGYFIYGNIGETEEEMLYISEFARGLGVDTIACNKLRADKFSPLRKIIEGLPQYHLNAKGEVYSDTYSHSALKKINKKIKFGFYTPFKIISIAKKFTKIRFFSLRDWLSLITVAPFLLKHIISREKTKSALRRGLKENYA, from the coding sequence ATGAAATATAAACATGTTTTGTTTTTATACCCTTACGGCATCCTGAAAACTACCACAGCGTCAGTGAACAGGCTTTTCCCGCCGGCAGGCCTTGAATATATCGCGACAAGCGCCAAAGGATACGCGGAAAAAATAACACTTCTTGATCTCCGCTATGAAGAGGAATTTTCCGACACGGACAAGCTTATCGCATTTATCCGTAAAGAAGTTGACATTGTCTGCGTCAGCATAGGCTGGGACAGGGAATTTGAAGAGGTATGCGCTCTGATAAATAAGATGCCCGAGGGCATACCCGTTGTGGCAGGCGGATATAAGGCCACCGAACAGGTTGAAGAGCTCTTTTGCCTGTGCCCTAAATTGGATATGATAGCCAGAGGAGAAGGCGAAGAAACAATAAGACAGATACTTTCGGGTTTGCCTAAGAAAGATATTCTGGGCATATCCTATAGGCAGGACGGCAAGATATATCATAACCAGATAAGGGCTTTACCCAGGATAGATATTGTTGAAGCCCCGGACAGGAGCTTGAGGAGGACGGACTACAGCCTTTCTTTTTACGGCAGGCGTATTACAAATCTTACCTTTGATACTGTCTTAAGCGCCAGGGGATGCCCGTATAACTGCAAATTTTGCACATTCAATCTCAATCCTTTGGGCCAGAAAAGGCCTTATGCCGAACGCTCTATCGCCTCTGTTATAGAGGAGATAGAGCAGATAAGCGCGGATGTTATTCTTTTTAGTGACGATAATTTCGCGACCAATGCCAAGCGTGCTATAGCCATATGCGACGAGATCATCAGGCGCAAGATCAGAAAACGTTTTTTAGCGCAGGTCCGTATAGAAATTACCAAGCACCCCGAACTCATTGCCCGCATGGTTAAGGCTGGCTTTAAGCTGCTCTCATTCGGCATTGAATCTCCGCATGACCATATACTTGCCCAGCTCGGCAAGGGTTTTACCAGGGCCGAGATTTATAAGGCGTTTGACGTGCTTAGGAAATTTCCTATATTATACCACGGGTATTTTATATACGGCAATATCGGTGAAACAGAGGAAGAGATGCTTTATATTTCTGAATTTGCCAGGGGCTTAGGCGTTGACACCATAGCCTGCAATAAATTAAGGGCGGATAAATTTTCTCCGCTTAGAAAAATTATTGAAGGCCTTCCCCAATATCATTTAAACGCCAAGGGTGAGGTCTATTCGGACACATACAGCCATAGCGCGCTTAAAAAGATAAACAAAAAGATCAAGTTTGGATTCTATACGCCGTTTAAGATCATAAGTATCGCGAAAAAATTTACAAAGATAAGGTTTTTTTCTTTGCGCGACTGGCTGTCGCTTATAACGGTGGCCCC
- the gspG gene encoding type II secretion system major pseudopilin GspG → MKKRHMNYRIGKAGVVFLSGFTLIEIMLVVVIIGILSAMVSPHLAGRSQQARSQAAKSDINSAIPLALDLYEMDLGHYPESLDYLRTTPGLDSQSWRGPYLKKKPVDPWERPYVYTYPGQHNPASYDLYSAGSDGQAGTADDICNWGD, encoded by the coding sequence ATGAAAAAACGTCATATGAATTATCGTATCGGCAAGGCAGGGGTTGTTTTTTTGAGCGGATTTACATTGATTGAAATTATGCTTGTTGTGGTAATCATCGGCATTCTTTCCGCGATGGTTTCTCCGCATCTGGCAGGCCGTTCACAGCAGGCCCGCAGTCAGGCCGCGAAATCGGACATCAATTCCGCTATCCCGCTGGCACTTGACCTTTATGAAATGGATTTAGGCCATTATCCCGAAAGCCTTGATTATCTAAGGACAACGCCCGGCCTTGATTCACAGAGTTGGCGCGGGCCCTATCTTAAGAAGAAACCCGTTGACCCGTGGGAAAGGCCGTATGTGTATACTTATCCCGGCCAGCATAATCCGGCAAGTTATGACCTTTACTCCGCCGGAAGCGACGGCCAGGCCGGCACAGCAGATGATATCTGTAACTGGGGCGATTAA
- a CDS encoding helix-hairpin-helix domain-containing protein: MSKRLFCPLSNRASVLVLCLWAIMILSILGMGLSSFVFGQIKFAKTYKHIVMSLPVARAAVKSVFYIKQDDDTPLYDTYDELTRENTLNVCQGIFCLYYFADKIVSDEGVKVIDESALININTASADVLARLPGMDEELADGIIKSGLRPFVSINEILMVEGMQKESFLQFKDMITVYGRGKINLNTVSSQVLEALGLDEEVARAVIDYRNAHQIIPPEDDKKDEGEEGRPEPEPEYGLSDLSGLLEGVKEMAFLSTRQQQDLLALFSVFDVKSEYLRFNIIPVFGTDKGLRYSVLIHPDSGRVISWKEG; encoded by the coding sequence ATGTCAAAACGATTATTCTGCCCGTTATCCAATAGGGCCAGCGTCCTGGTCCTGTGCCTTTGGGCTATAATGATCCTTTCCATCCTGGGCATGGGGCTGTCTTCATTTGTATTTGGGCAGATTAAATTTGCCAAGACTTATAAGCACATTGTGATGTCTTTGCCCGTTGCCCGCGCGGCGGTTAAATCTGTTTTTTATATAAAACAGGATGACGATACCCCGCTCTATGACACCTATGATGAATTGACCCGTGAAAACACGCTTAATGTCTGCCAGGGTATTTTTTGCCTTTATTATTTTGCCGATAAAATTGTCTCCGATGAAGGCGTGAAGGTTATTGACGAGAGCGCCTTGATAAACATAAATACGGCCTCCGCGGACGTGCTTGCCCGGCTTCCGGGTATGGATGAAGAGCTGGCCGATGGGATTATCAAAAGCGGCCTTAGGCCTTTTGTTTCCATTAATGAAATACTTATGGTTGAAGGTATGCAAAAAGAATCTTTTCTTCAGTTTAAAGACATGATAACCGTGTATGGCCGGGGGAAAATCAATCTTAATACCGTAAGCAGTCAGGTGCTTGAGGCATTGGGCTTAGATGAAGAAGTAGCGCGCGCGGTCATTGATTACCGCAACGCGCATCAGATAATTCCGCCCGAAGATGATAAGAAAGACGAAGGCGAAGAGGGCCGTCCCGAACCAGAGCCTGAATACGGGCTTTCAGACCTATCGGGCCTACTGGAAGGCGTTAAGGAAATGGCTTTTCTGTCTACCCGCCAACAACAGGATTTACTCGCTCTATTTAGCGTCTTTGATGTAAAATCAGAATACCTGCGTTTTAACATAATACCTGTTTTTGGCACGGATAAAGGCCTGCGTTATAGTGTCCTGATACACCCTGATTCGGGCAGGGTCATTTCATGGAAAGAAGGTTAA
- a CDS encoding prepilin-type N-terminal cleavage/methylation domain-containing protein has product MKKAKRESCKKNSFSLIELLIAVSIFSVISVAIYSTFSSGLMVLRRANNIDTSRQRLLLKTERIARELRQMPAFRKPLSGGLAFMVSFPYLSDHMPCRVTYFFDDSRKALMRAVEKIEDITDSKGQIEREVKTKESTVFIDSLEGFRLEYFYLDEQTREYYWRDEWPDGHMPVAVKMIITDREQEYVKTIILPVIQ; this is encoded by the coding sequence ATGAAGAAAGCGAAGAGAGAGAGTTGTAAAAAAAATTCCTTTAGCCTTATAGAGTTATTAATCGCGGTATCAATATTTTCCGTGATAAGCGTGGCTATATATTCAACGTTCAGTTCAGGGTTAATGGTATTACGCAGGGCTAATAATATTGATACCTCACGGCAAAGGCTTCTGCTCAAGACGGAGAGGATTGCCCGGGAATTAAGGCAGATGCCGGCCTTTCGCAAGCCTTTATCCGGCGGTTTGGCTTTTATGGTAAGCTTTCCTTATTTGTCCGACCACATGCCGTGCCGTGTAACATATTTTTTTGACGATTCGCGTAAAGCGCTTATGCGGGCGGTTGAAAAGATAGAGGATATTACCGACTCCAAAGGCCAGATAGAGCGTGAGGTCAAAACAAAAGAAAGCACGGTTTTCATAGACAGCCTTGAAGGTTTCAGATTGGAATATTTTTACCTGGATGAACAAACACGTGAATACTACTGGAGAGATGAATGGCCCGACGGCCATATGCCGGTTGCGGTTAAGATGATAATAACCGACAGGGAACAAGAGTATGTCAAAACGATTATTCTGCCCGTTATCCAATAG
- a CDS encoding type II secretion system F family protein yields MQFKYVAKKNLNETVEGRIEGDSIEHVLEQLQQKGLIAVNVEPHGLPAQAAASPARRRLNDFGRWGSGQLVFFTQRLFNLVNCRIELLRALKVLEKNCLNRAEAGLLGDIIKNIKDGMPFSECLSKYPQYFPPIYVNILRAGEATGKLGESLRQLIDYLNRIENLKARVKQALAYPVFMVITGIATIFVMLTFVLPRIAGMFDDFQAQLPAPTIALLNTAEFIKTNWVFIAGSIFLAVIILSRQKNTGLFSRIKYRIPFVGKIAYKQSVANFSRSASLLLQGGINVLPALSDAIPLIDNPVYIKELEQARKDISEGMAFSDALGQFKIFPDFFVQMIRVGEEGGRLDSVLADIAESYEKEIEGDLKVLSSLIEPAIILLLGIIIGAMVIAMLLPIFSMNSIF; encoded by the coding sequence ATGCAGTTTAAATATGTCGCGAAAAAAAATCTCAACGAAACGGTTGAGGGCAGGATTGAAGGCGACAGCATTGAGCATGTGCTTGAACAGCTTCAGCAGAAAGGGCTTATTGCCGTTAACGTGGAACCTCATGGCCTGCCGGCCCAGGCCGCGGCAAGCCCCGCCCGCAGGCGCCTTAATGATTTCGGCAGATGGGGCTCCGGACAACTTGTTTTTTTCACGCAGAGGCTTTTTAACCTGGTCAATTGCAGGATAGAACTTTTAAGGGCGTTAAAAGTCCTTGAAAAAAATTGCCTTAACCGCGCCGAAGCCGGACTGCTTGGCGATATCATAAAAAACATAAAAGACGGTATGCCGTTCTCGGAATGTCTTAGCAAATATCCGCAGTATTTTCCGCCTATTTATGTCAATATCCTGCGCGCGGGCGAAGCGACCGGCAAACTTGGCGAAAGCCTGCGCCAGCTTATAGATTACCTTAACAGGATTGAAAATCTCAAGGCTAGGGTCAAGCAGGCGCTGGCCTACCCTGTTTTTATGGTTATAACGGGTATTGCTACGATATTCGTAATGCTTACTTTTGTCCTGCCTCGCATAGCGGGAATGTTTGATGATTTTCAGGCGCAATTGCCCGCGCCGACTATCGCCCTGCTCAATACCGCCGAATTTATAAAAACTAATTGGGTTTTTATCGCGGGCTCTATTTTTTTGGCCGTTATTATATTAAGCAGGCAAAAAAACACAGGCCTTTTTTCCAGAATCAAATACCGCATACCGTTTGTGGGAAAAATCGCGTATAAACAATCGGTGGCCAATTTTTCAAGGAGCGCGTCTTTGCTCCTGCAGGGCGGCATTAATGTGCTCCCGGCTTTAAGCGACGCGATACCCCTTATAGATAACCCGGTTTATATAAAAGAGCTTGAACAGGCGCGTAAGGATATAAGCGAGGGTATGGCGTTTTCAGACGCTCTGGGGCAGTTCAAGATATTCCCTGATTTTTTTGTTCAGATGATACGGGTCGGCGAGGAGGGCGGCAGGCTTGACAGTGTCCTGGCCGACATAGCCGAGTCTTATGAGAAAGAGATTGAAGGGGATTTGAAAGTGCTTAGCTCTCTTATAGAGCCGGCAATAATTTTATTATTAGGAATTATCATAGGGGCTATGGTTATCGCGATGCTTCTTCCGATATTCAGCATGAACAGCATATTTTAG
- a CDS encoding ATPase, T2SS/T4P/T4SS family has product MSKSLLGEMLVKKGCINEKQLEQALKNCSYNEQMLGRYLIDNGLLTESEFLMVLAEQFKIPFYEHIKDEQVSADAIKAVSGKLVQHYGFLPLSLEGDILTVAVYNPMDFWLAENIKLNLGFQVRRVLSSRREVEKAIQKYYGAVAGTVDKIIEDKAGIGGRLDKKENVEDIEKDSDEASVINLVNQIIAGAIKVNATDIHIEIYANRVVLRYRVDGILREMKMPQDAFWIEPAIVSRIKIMCHLDVVEHRAPQDGRAKVRLVNGQEVDLRVSILPGYFGENVVIRILPSGMMLDLDKIGFSGDDLKMIEKILYKPNGIILITGPTGSGKTTTLYAFLSRLNRKETKIICIEDPVEYAVEGITQVHVNAKVGLTFASALRSILRHDPDIMMIGEIRDSETADLAIRSALTGHLVFSTLHTNDSAACVARLMDMGIEPYLLASSVEVVIAQRLVRLFCQACKGKGCEACSDTGFKGRKPIYEIMRIDDEIRDMIVKRDNSRQIKAKAKERGMRTLMDSGMLLVEQGLTAKEEIMRVVELE; this is encoded by the coding sequence ATGTCAAAGAGTTTATTGGGTGAGATGCTGGTAAAAAAAGGTTGTATAAATGAAAAACAGCTTGAGCAGGCGCTCAAAAACTGTTCTTACAACGAACAGATGTTAGGCAGGTATCTGATAGATAACGGCCTGCTTACGGAGAGCGAATTTCTCATGGTGCTGGCGGAACAATTTAAGATACCTTTTTACGAGCATATAAAGGATGAGCAGGTGTCTGCCGATGCCATCAAGGCTGTTTCCGGTAAACTTGTCCAGCATTACGGCTTTTTACCTTTAAGCCTTGAAGGAGATATTCTGACAGTAGCGGTCTATAATCCTATGGATTTTTGGCTGGCTGAAAATATCAAGCTTAACCTCGGGTTCCAGGTCAGGCGGGTTTTGTCTTCCCGTCGCGAGGTGGAAAAGGCCATACAGAAATATTACGGCGCCGTAGCCGGCACGGTTGACAAGATCATAGAAGACAAGGCAGGCATCGGCGGCAGGCTGGATAAGAAAGAAAATGTTGAGGATATTGAAAAAGACTCTGACGAAGCCTCTGTCATTAACCTTGTTAATCAGATAATTGCGGGCGCTATAAAAGTTAACGCCACTGATATACATATAGAAATATACGCCAACAGGGTTGTCCTGCGTTACCGTGTTGACGGTATATTACGCGAGATGAAGATGCCGCAGGACGCGTTTTGGATAGAGCCTGCCATAGTATCGCGTATAAAGATAATGTGCCACCTGGATGTCGTTGAACACCGCGCTCCGCAGGACGGCAGGGCAAAGGTGCGCCTTGTGAACGGCCAGGAGGTGGACTTGAGAGTGTCAATCCTGCCCGGATATTTCGGCGAGAATGTGGTGATACGCATACTGCCTTCGGGCATGATGCTGGACCTTGACAAGATCGGGTTTTCCGGCGATGACCTGAAAATGATAGAAAAGATACTTTACAAGCCGAACGGCATTATACTTATCACGGGCCCCACGGGAAGCGGAAAAACTACCACACTCTACGCTTTTTTAAGCCGCCTGAACAGAAAAGAGACAAAGATTATATGTATTGAAGACCCTGTTGAATACGCGGTTGAGGGCATTACCCAAGTCCATGTTAATGCCAAGGTTGGCCTGACCTTTGCCAGCGCCTTAAGGAGCATACTGCGCCATGACCCTGATATAATGATGATAGGAGAGATACGTGATAGTGAGACAGCGGACCTTGCCATACGTTCGGCGCTTACCGGGCATCTTGTCTTTTCCACGCTTCATACCAATGACTCGGCCGCGTGCGTAGCCCGTCTTATGGATATGGGTATAGAGCCTTATCTTCTGGCGTCATCGGTTGAGGTTGTCATAGCCCAGAGGCTTGTAAGATTATTCTGCCAGGCATGTAAAGGCAAGGGCTGCGAGGCATGCAGTGACACAGGCTTTAAAGGCCGAAAACCCATATATGAAATAATGCGCATAGATGACGAGATACGCGATATGATAGTAAAGAGAGACAACTCCAGGCAGATTAAGGCCAAGGCCAAGGAAAGAGGAATGAGAACTCTTATGGACAGCGGCATGTTATTGGTGGAACAAGGGCTTACCGCGAAGGAAGAGATTATGCGCGTGGTTGAACTGGAATAA
- the atpD gene encoding F0F1 ATP synthase subunit beta, whose amino-acid sequence MTDNNHFAKVIAVYNSIVDAQFSEGQGLPVVGAMLKVASSRGEDISLQVVEHRADNICRCVALGFTYGVGRNAPVDIMERGLVVPKDLAQLYGRVLNAMAVPVDHKGAFKGDDFVPVKPLSSRFGREVDINLNKKPERIYSGIKIIDLLFPLIKSSKTGLLGGAACGKTILILEIIHNIIKFQSGTCVFSGVGERIREGNELYHEFLRSGLLKNSILVFGQMNESPGMRFEAANTAVSLAEMVLEKGRDVLFFMDNVFRFVQAGSEISTLLGRIPSEGGYQPTMTSEISQLHERICSEKSASITAIEAIYVPADDLTDPAVVAIFAHMDSFIVLSRSMVQKGLYPAIDPLQSSAGSLSPAIVGKRHFDTAQEVLRHFSRYEELERIVSIIGKEELSLEEKVMFDRAKKLQNFLTQPFFTAEVYTGRPGVFVELDDTISGCERIIGGEFDKADETSLYCIGKMNA is encoded by the coding sequence ATGACGGATAATAATCACTTCGCGAAAGTGATAGCGGTTTATAACTCTATCGTGGACGCGCAATTTTCCGAAGGGCAAGGCCTGCCTGTGGTAGGCGCTATGCTTAAGGTGGCCAGCTCGCGCGGCGAGGACATAAGCCTGCAGGTAGTAGAGCACAGGGCTGATAATATCTGCCGGTGCGTGGCATTGGGTTTTACTTACGGCGTTGGCAGGAACGCGCCCGTGGATATTATGGAAAGAGGCCTTGTTGTCCCTAAAGATCTGGCACAGCTTTATGGCCGCGTGTTAAACGCTATGGCAGTGCCTGTTGACCATAAGGGGGCTTTCAAGGGCGATGATTTTGTGCCGGTTAAGCCTTTATCGTCAAGGTTTGGCAGGGAAGTGGACATAAACCTCAATAAGAAGCCGGAGAGAATATACAGCGGGATAAAAATTATAGACCTTCTTTTTCCTTTAATAAAAAGTTCCAAAACCGGGCTTTTAGGAGGAGCCGCGTGCGGGAAGACGATATTGATACTTGAGATAATACACAATATTATTAAATTCCAGAGCGGGACATGCGTGTTCTCGGGCGTTGGGGAGCGTATCAGGGAAGGCAATGAGCTTTATCATGAATTCCTGCGCTCAGGACTTTTAAAAAATTCTATTTTAGTCTTCGGCCAGATGAACGAATCACCCGGTATGCGTTTTGAGGCGGCAAACACGGCTGTATCTCTTGCCGAGATGGTATTGGAAAAAGGAAGGGACGTATTATTTTTTATGGACAATGTCTTTCGTTTTGTCCAGGCCGGCAGTGAGATATCCACGCTTTTGGGCAGGATCCCTTCCGAGGGGGGATATCAGCCCACGATGACCAGCGAGATAAGCCAATTGCATGAGAGGATATGCTCGGAAAAAAGTGCCAGCATAACGGCGATTGAGGCAATATATGTCCCGGCAGATGACCTTACAGACCCTGCCGTTGTGGCCATATTCGCCCATATGGACAGCTTTATCGTATTGTCGCGTTCAATGGTGCAAAAAGGCCTTTATCCGGCCATAGACCCTCTGCAGTCTTCGGCAGGCTCATTAAGCCCGGCTATCGTCGGGAAAAGGCATTTTGATACGGCGCAGGAAGTATTGCGCCATTTCAGCCGTTATGAGGAACTTGAGCGCATAGTTTCTATTATCGGTAAAGAAGAGCTTTCGCTTGAAGAAAAAGTTATGTTTGACCGCGCCAAAAAACTCCAGAATTTTCTGACACAGCCTTTTTTTACCGCGGAAGTATATACCGGCCGGCCGGGGGTTTTTGTAGAGCTTGATGATACTATATCCGGCTGCGAAAGGATAATAGGCGGAGAATTTGACAAAGCCGATGAAACCAGCTTATACTGTATCGGAAAGATGAACGCTTAA
- a CDS encoding F0F1 ATP synthase subunit gamma has translation MLSAGKLKSNLYFNKNLGNLIEVMKLAATLQFNQFRLKQGPSDEFTRYFDNLFGILLSAGIESRLLKPDEDLPALLILISSDEGFLGELNNLLVDKLISTKRRGDIIACVGDQGVNYLRELGIEFTFFESPGDKIDSDSSGALRDYAMAQYAGKKAGRVYIVYPKFINIISQQAVAEALLPLPGDSYTGRRHIPNLLIEPDFDSVMAGWMKIWLEFKFYQVLWSSRLSELAARIMHLEGSVQELKKINNRMDIEYFKYRHALSDKTIRELTATRLINRENDDG, from the coding sequence ATGCTATCGGCAGGAAAACTCAAGTCAAACCTGTATTTTAATAAAAACCTCGGTAATCTCATAGAGGTTATGAAACTGGCGGCAACACTGCAATTTAACCAGTTCAGGCTTAAACAGGGCCCCTCGGATGAATTTACGCGGTATTTTGATAATCTTTTCGGTATCCTTTTAAGCGCGGGTATAGAAAGCAGGCTGTTGAAACCGGATGAGGACCTGCCGGCCCTGCTTATACTCATAAGTTCGGACGAGGGTTTCTTGGGCGAGCTTAATAATTTGCTGGTGGACAAGCTTATTAGCACAAAAAGGCGCGGGGACATTATTGCCTGCGTCGGTGACCAGGGAGTAAATTATTTAAGGGAGCTTGGGATTGAATTCACGTTTTTTGAGTCGCCGGGCGATAAGATAGATTCAGATTCATCAGGCGCGTTGAGGGATTATGCCATGGCTCAATACGCCGGTAAAAAAGCGGGCAGGGTCTATATTGTTTATCCAAAGTTTATAAACATCATATCCCAGCAGGCTGTGGCAGAGGCCTTACTGCCGCTTCCGGGCGATTCATACACGGGCAGGAGGCATATACCCAATCTTTTAATTGAGCCTGATTTTGATTCGGTAATGGCCGGCTGGATGAAAATATGGCTGGAATTTAAATTTTATCAGGTATTGTGGTCAAGCAGGCTTTCGGAGCTTGCGGCAAGAATAATGCATCTGGAGGGCAGTGTCCAGGAACTTAAAAAAATAAACAACAGGATGGATATAGAATATTTTAAATACCGTCATGCTCTTTCGGACAAGACTATACGGGAATTAACGGCAACACGGCTTATAAACAGGGAAAACGATGACGGATAA
- the atpA gene encoding F0F1 ATP synthase subunit alpha: MKINTLDIKEIGRVEELRQGIVKISGLPNCAFGDIINFESPCLDSARRQIGMIVEFNQKHAFGIIFGDERGIIVGDSVSSRGQLLNTHVGENFIGRVVDALGNPIDGKGRVEKSDEYPVFRQAAGVMEREPIGEALYTGIKIIDMLIPLGKGQRELIVGDRQIGKTAIALDTIINQKGKDVICIYCWMGGSVSAFNKVMQVLNSNGCMDYSLAVCASAGSSSGEQYICPYTAAALGEYFMYQGKDVLVVFDDLTKHSWIYRQMSLLLERAPGREAYPGDIFFLHSQLMERAGRLKKEFGGGSMTFLPLAETLQGDITGYICSNIVSMTDGQIYLNAGLFQEGFKPAIDLELSVSRIGSRVQTPVIKKLSQGLRYEYIHYRSLLRLTRLRTKLSPEAAQQLQRGRTLCELFTQENGFPISQAEEIVIFYAFSRKILEMVNISQVKAFKNNFFAYLKKNYEDFVKGLDDCIELPEDDMRMLDKVIREYLRSISSPRVR; the protein is encoded by the coding sequence ATGAAGATAAACACTTTAGACATAAAGGAAATAGGAAGGGTAGAAGAATTGAGGCAGGGGATAGTCAAGATAAGCGGCCTGCCTAATTGCGCGTTCGGAGACATAATAAATTTTGAAAGCCCTTGCCTTGATTCGGCCAGAAGACAGATTGGGATGATTGTTGAGTTTAACCAGAAGCACGCTTTCGGCATAATTTTCGGCGATGAGCGCGGTATCATAGTAGGAGATTCTGTTTCAAGCCGCGGGCAGTTGTTGAATACCCATGTAGGCGAGAACTTTATCGGCAGGGTTGTTGACGCGTTAGGCAATCCGATAGACGGCAAAGGCCGTGTGGAAAAGTCTGATGAATATCCGGTTTTCCGGCAGGCTGCCGGCGTCATGGAGCGCGAACCCATCGGCGAGGCATTGTATACAGGCATAAAAATAATTGACATGCTTATACCCCTGGGCAAGGGACAGCGCGAATTGATAGTAGGCGACAGACAGATAGGAAAGACCGCCATCGCTCTTGATACCATAATAAACCAAAAAGGCAAAGACGTTATATGCATATATTGCTGGATGGGCGGCAGTGTCTCGGCATTTAATAAAGTCATGCAGGTATTAAACAGCAACGGCTGTATGGATTATTCGCTTGCCGTATGCGCTTCCGCGGGGTCATCTTCCGGCGAACAATATATATGCCCTTATACCGCGGCGGCATTAGGCGAGTATTTCATGTATCAGGGTAAAGACGTTTTGGTAGTGTTTGACGACCTTACAAAGCATAGCTGGATATACAGACAGATGTCTCTCTTGCTTGAGCGCGCCCCGGGCAGAGAGGCGTATCCCGGTGATATATTTTTTTTACATTCCCAGTTGATGGAAAGGGCGGGCAGGCTTAAAAAAGAATTCGGCGGCGGGTCAATGACGTTTTTGCCTCTCGCGGAAACACTGCAGGGCGATATTACCGGATATATATGTTCTAATATTGTTTCTATGACAGACGGCCAGATATATCTTAACGCGGGGCTTTTTCAGGAGGGTTTCAAGCCTGCCATAGACCTTGAATTGTCCGTTTCCCGTATAGGCAGTAGGGTGCAAACTCCTGTAATTAAAAAATTAAGCCAGGGACTGCGCTACGAATATATACATTACCGTTCCCTGCTTAGGCTTACCAGGCTTCGCACAAAATTAAGCCCTGAAGCCGCCCAGCAGTTACAGCGGGGCAGGACATTGTGCGAGCTGTTTACGCAGGAGAACGGTTTTCCTATAAGCCAGGCGGAGGAGATAGTCATCTTTTACGCGTTTTCCCGCAAGATCCTTGAGATGGTCAATATCTCGCAGGTAAAGGCGTTTAAGAACAATTTTTTTGCCTATCTAAAGAAAAACTACGAGGATTTTGTCAAGGGCCTTGACGACTGCATTGAACTGCCCGAAGATGATATGCGCATGCTTGACAAAGTTATCAGGGAATATTTGCGGTCAATAAGTTCCCCGCGCGTGAGATAG
- a CDS encoding F0F1 ATP synthase subunit delta — protein MLIKLLLSQVFIFAGIVFFLRFLFLRHFKSALSRLNKLHEDNLAKEEELNEELRRAKQQSEAVIAQSRQDAEAVIAAAGKEAQAARFKIEESARAQAEKIISSSRLDCEKIKESGLKEIHAQGVDFALKLISELFTEEDRASLQHELAGGVIEEISRLPKERFNITSGKAGVVSSFPLLEKQADDIKNILSQKTGRDIGLEQRLDPGIIGGLVLEMGGMVIDGTLKNKLQKLVSRIK, from the coding sequence ATGCTCATAAAACTTTTGCTTTCACAGGTGTTTATTTTTGCGGGCATTGTCTTTTTCCTGCGTTTTTTATTTTTACGCCATTTTAAATCAGCTTTATCAAGGTTGAATAAACTCCACGAAGACAATCTCGCCAAAGAAGAAGAGCTCAATGAGGAACTCCGCCGCGCCAAACAGCAGAGCGAGGCTGTTATAGCCCAAAGCAGGCAGGATGCCGAGGCCGTAATCGCCGCCGCCGGAAAAGAGGCCCAGGCGGCAAGGTTTAAGATAGAAGAGTCTGCCAGGGCCCAGGCTGAAAAAATAATCAGTTCTTCGCGCCTGGATTGCGAAAAGATCAAGGAAAGCGGGCTTAAAGAGATACACGCCCAGGGCGTTGATTTTGCCCTAAAATTAATATCGGAATTGTTTACCGAGGAAGACAGAGCGTCATTACAGCACGAACTTGCCGGGGGCGTTATTGAAGAGATATCGCGGCTTCCCAAGGAACGGTTCAATATAACTTCAGGTAAAGCCGGCGTCGTATCAAGTTTTCCGCTTCTTGAAAAACAGGCTGATGACATAAAGAACATACTTTCGCAAAAGACAGGCCGCGATATCGGGCTGGAACAAAGGCTTGACCCCGGGATCATAGGCGGGCTCGTGCTTGAGATGGGCGGTATGGTTATTGACGGGACATTGAAGAACAAACTGCAGAAGCTTGTTTCGCGCATAAAATAG